The following nucleotide sequence is from Lysobacter panacisoli.
ACCGCGCCGCTGGACGGTCCTGCCGACGTGACGCTCGCGGGCGAATGGGCCGATGCCGACGCCACGCGCGCGATCGCCGACGGTCGCTTCGTCAGCCGTCCCGGCGTGTTCGCGTGGGACCGCATCGATGCCGCGTCGCGACTGCTCGCCTCGCACCTGCCCGGCGATCTCGTGGGACGCGCGGCGGATCTCGGCGCGGGGTATGGCTACCTCTCGGTGGAGCTGCTCGAACGTTGTCCGCGCATCGCCTCGCTCGACCTCTACGAAGCCGAGCTGCGCGCGCTGGAGCTGGCGCGACGCAACCTCGCGCCGTTCGCGGGACGCGTGGCGCTCGATTTCCACTGGCGCGACGTCACCGGCGGCATCGACGCGCGCTACGACGTCATCGTCTGCAATCCGCCCTTCCATGCGCAGACGCGCGCGGACCGCCCCGACATCGGCCGTCGTTTCATCGCAGCCGCGGCGCAGGCGCTCACGCCGGGCGGCCGCTTGTGGCTGGTGGCCAACCGCCACCTGCCGTACGAAGCAGAGCTCGACGCGCGCTTCGGGCGAGCGCGGATCGTGGCGCAGCAGGATGGATTCAAAGTGATCGAAGCCGTGCGCGGCTCTGAAGGAAACCCCCGATGAAGCTGGTCAAGACCATCGCCAACCTCGGCTACGGCAGCCGCAAGGAAGTGACGATGATGTTCCGCGAAGGTCGCATCACCGACCCGCAGGGCGAGGTGCTGTACGCCGACGATGCGGTGACGCACGAAGTCGTTCGCATCGACGGCGAGCCGCTCGATCCGCCGGCCGGCATGACGCTGATGCTGCACAAGCCGCTGGGCTACACGTGCTCGACGAAGGATCACGGACGCCTGATCTACGACCTGCTGCCGTCGCGCTTCCGCCTGCGCTCGCCGCTGCTGTCGAGTGTCGGCCGGCTCGATCGCGACACCAGCGGCCTGCTGCTGATGACCGACGATGGTGCGCTGCTGCATCGCATCGTCTCGCCCAAGGCGAAACTGTCGAAGGTGTACGAGGCCACGCTCGCGCAGGACCTGCGCGGCGACGAGGGCGCACTCTTCGCCAGCGGCACGCTGATGCTGGAATCGGAAACAACGCCGCTCGCGCCGGCGGAACTCGAGGTCCACGATGCGCGCCATGCGGCGCTGATACTCACCGAAGGCCGCTACCACCAGGTGCGCCGCATGTTCGCGGCGACGGGCAACCACGTCGACGCGTTGCACCGCAGCCGCATCGGCGGCCTCTCGCTCGGCGACCTGCCGGCAGGCGCGTGGCGGCTGCTCGACGCGGGCGACCTGGATCGTTTGTTCGGAGGTGGCGCATGAGCCTGCTGGAACCGGTGGCGTTCGCGCCGGCCGCGGTGCTGTTCGACATGGACGGCCTGATGATCGAAAGCGAGCGCGCGCTGCTGGAGTGCTGGCGCGAGGCGTCGCGGGAGCTGGGCCTCGACGTGGACGATGCGCTGTGGCTGTCGTTCGTCGGCCTGTCGGACCGGGTCTGCCACGAGATGCTGCGAGAGCGCTTCGCCGAGGACCAATTGCAGGCGTTGCTGAGCGGGCTGCAGGTGCGCTACGACGCGCGCGTGGAAGCGGGCCTGCCGTTGAAGACGGGCGTACTCGAACTGCTCGCGCTGCTCAAGCAGCGCGGCATCCCGCGCGCGGTCGGCACATCGACGCGTCGTCCGCGCGCGCTGCAGAAACTGGAGTTGTGCGGGCTGTTGCCGCACTTCGATGCGGTCGTTACTGGCAGCGATGTCGCCCATTCCAAGCCGGCGCCGGACATCTACCTGCTCGCGGCCGAGCAGCTTGGTGTGGCGCCGGAGCACTGCATCGTGCTGGAGGATTCCGCTGCCGGCGTGCGCGCCGCGCTCGCCGCGGGGATGACGCCGATCCAGGTTCCGGACCTGGTCGCGCCCGACGAAGGCGTGCGCGCGCTGGGGCATCGCATCGTGGAATCGCTGGTGCAGGCGAGGGCGCTGATCGAGCCTGCGTTGCGGTAGCGCCCCTCTCCCTGGCCGCTTCGCGGCCTGTCCCTCTCCCGCAAGGGGAGAGGGGGTGCGCGCGACCTGCTCGCTGTTGCTGTAATTCCCTTCTCCCCTCGAGGGAGAAGGTGCCCGAAGGGCGGAAGAGGGGGCGCTCGCAGCGCCCGGGGAGCGCGCCTAGCGCGCCATCAACTTCGCCCAACCTTCCGCGCCGAGCTCCTCCAGCGTTTCGAGGTTGCGCTGCACGATCACATCCGGATCCGGGAACGCCGCGACCGCGCGATCGATGCTGGCTTCGCGCAGCAGGTGCAGGGTCGGGTACGGCGAGCGGTTGGTGTTGTTGCCGACATCGTCGTCGGCGGTGCCGGCGAAGCGGTAGTCGGGATGGAAGCTGGCGACCTGGATCTCGCCTTCCAGGCCCAGGTCCGCGACCGCGGCATCGGCGCGGTCCAGGAAGTCGTTGTAGTCGAGGAAATCCGTCAGCACCTTCGGGTGCACCAGGAGCGTGGTGTCGATCACTTCCGGATCGGTCGCGGCCAGGCGCGACAGCTCCGCGCCGAGCTCCTCCAGCAACTGTTCCGTTGTCGTCGCCTCGCTGAGCACGAAGCGCACCTGCTGCTTCACGTACACCGACTTGGCGAACGGGCACAGGTTGAGCCCGATCACCGCGCGCTCCAGCCAGCGACGCGTCGCGGCGATGGGATCCTCGCCGCGCGCGTCGTCGCCGGTACCGGCTTCAGTCACGGAAGTTCTCGAACTGCAGCGGCCGCTCGTACTCGGTGGCCCGGAGCAGCGCGATCGCCGCCTGCAGGTCGTCGCGCTTCTTGCCGGTCACGCGCAGCTTGTCGCCGTTGATCTGGCTGTCGACCTTGAGCTTGGCGTCCTTCATCGCGGCCTGGATCTTCTTGGCCAGTTCGCGCTCGATGCCCTGCTTGACCGTGATCTTCTGGCGCGCGCCGGCGAGGTTGGTCTCGATGTCGCCGAATTCCAGGCAACGCGCATCGATGCCGCGCGCTATCAGGCGTGCGCGCAGGATGTCGTTCATCTGCTTGAGCTGGAACTCGCTCGGCGCGGACTGGCTGATCACCTCGTCCTCGAGCGCGAACTTGGCATCCACGCCCTTGAAGTCGAAGCGGGTGGAGAGCTCGCGGTTGGCCTGGTCGACGGCGTTGGTGAGTTCGTGGCTATCGACTTCGGAGACGATGTCGAAGGAGGGCATGGCCGGCTCCGGGACAGGATTTCGGGGCGCAAAGGGTAGCGCAGCGGGCGTGTTGGCGCAGCCGCGGAACGCAGTGTCCGCCGCGTCCCGCACAGCGCGGGTACGTCGCGACGACTAGACTTCGGGACTTCGTCCTCCGCCGGAAGCCGCCATGATCAAGACGCCCGCCTACGCCGCGCCCAACGCGACCTCGCCGCTGGCCCCGTTCAACATCGAGCGGCGCGAACCCGGCCCGCGCGAGGTGCTGATCGACATCCTCTATTGCGGCGTGTGCCACTCCGACATCCACCAGGCCCGCGACGGCTGGGGCGGCTCGATCTTCCCGATGGTGCCGGGCCACGAGATCGTCGGCCGCATCGCCCGGGTCGGTTCGCAGGTCGAGCGCTTCAAGGTCGGCGAGGCGGTGGGCGTGGGTTGTTTCGTCGATTCGTGCCGGCAGTGTCCGTCCTGCCGTGCGGGCGACGAACAGTACTGCGACTTCGGCATGAGCGGCACGTACAACAGCTACGAGCGCAACCCCGAAGACCATCGCTTCGACAAGACGCGACCGACCTACGGCGGCTATTCCACCTGCATCACGGTCGATGCGGATTACGTGCTGCGCATCCCCGAGTCGATCCCGCTCGACCGCGCCGCGCCGCTGCTGTGCGCCGGCATCACCACGTACTCGCCGCTGAAGCATTTCGGTGTGAAGGCGGGCGACCGCGTGGCCGTGGTCGGACTGGGCGGATTGGGTCACATGGCGGTAAAGCTGGCGGCGGCGATGGGCGCGCACGTCACGGTGCTCAGCACGTCCGAATCCAAGCGCGACGACGCGCTCGCACTCGGTGCGCAGGCGTTCGCCGCCACGCGCGATGGCACCGTGTTCAAGGAACAGGCCAACCGCTTCGACTTCGTGGTCGACACCGTGTCCGCCGAGCACGACTACAACCTCTACCTCAACCTGCTCAAGCTCGACGGGACGATGATCCTCCTCGGCATTCCCGAACAGCCCGAAGCGGTGTCGGCCGGCGCGCTGATCCGCAAGCGCCGCCGCCTCGCCGGCTCGATGATCGGCGGCATCCGCGAAACGCAGGAGATGCTGGATTTCTGCGCCACGCACGGGGTGGCCTCGGACATCGAGCTGATCCGCATGGACCAGATCAACGAAGCCTACGAGCGCATGCTGCGTTCGGACGTGCGCTATCGCTTCGTCATCGACATCGCCACGCTGGAACGGCCTGCGTGAGGTCGTCGACGGCCGCATGACGGACGCCGGGCCCTTATAGTGCGCAACCCCTCGATGGTTCCCGCCATGTCCCCGACCCGCAGTGCCCGCCAGACGCGCGCGATGCTGACGATGCTCGCCGCCGTCGCGTTGTTCGCGATGATGGACGCCGGGCTCAAGCAGCTGTCCGCGCACTATCCGCCGTTCCAGGTGGCTTCGCTGCGTGGTGCGGCGTCGTTGCCGCTGGTGCTGGTGTGGGCGATCGCCACGGCCGGCGTGCGTCCGCTGCTGCGCGTGCGCTGGTCGCTGCACCTGCTGCGCGGCGTGCTCGGCGTGGCGATGATGGCGACGTTCGTCTACGCGGTGTCGAAGCTGCCGCTGTCGACGACGTACTCGGTCTTCTTCGTCGCACCGCTGTTGATCACCGCGCTGTCGGTGCCGTTCCTCGGCGAGCACGTCGGTCCGCGACGCTGGACCGCGATCGTGATCGGTCTGATCGGCGTGCTGGTGCTGTTGCGCCCGACCGGCGAGGGGCTGGTCAGCCTGGCCGCGCTGGCGGTGCTGGTCGCGGCGGTGATGTATGCGATCAGCGCGATCACCGTGCGCGTGCTCGCGCGCACCGACAGCACGCAGTCGATGATGGTGTGGCTGATGGCGATGATCGCGCTCGGCGCGGGCGCGCTGGCGTGGCCGCAGTGGGTGCCGATCCGCGGAGAAGACCTGTGGATCATCGCCGGCGTCGGCGTGGCCGGTGCGCTGGGCCAGTACGCGATCACCGAGGCGTTCCGCCTCGGCGAAGCCTCGCTGATCGCGCCGCTGGAATACACCGCGCTGGTGTGGGGCGTGATGTTCGACCTGGCCTTCTGGGGCGTGTTGCCCGATGCGATCACCTGGATCGGTGCCGCGATCATCGTCGTCAGCGGTCTGTACCTGATCCGCCGCGAGCGCGTGCACGTCGAGGCCGAACACCCGTGATGCGCGACGCGCGGCCAGAGTGGCCACGCATGCGCCGTGCAGCCTCGATCAGCGTTCCGTGCTGGCGGTCAGCGCTGCGTTGAGCGCGGCGTTGCCGTTGACCAGATCGGACCAGCGCAGCTCCTGGCCGTTGCGACGGCCTTTCTCGACAAGCTTGAGGCCGTCGGAGTCGATGGTCAGGGTGTAGGGACGCTCGTCGATCTGGATCTCGCGGCGCAGCGGCTTGTCGAGCTTGGTGGTCATGCGCACCTCCTGGTGTGGACACCGCGACCCTAACTGTGGAGGGTTATCGCGGCGTGAACGCGGCTGCGACGCGGTCGCCGCGATTGCAGCGACGCGCCGCAGGAAATGGATCAGAAATGGAACGGGCCCCTCGCGGGGCCCGTTCACGTCACCGCGATGGATCAGAAGCGTGCGCCGACGCCCACGCCCACGGTGACCGGGTTCAGTTCGGCCTTGCCGGCGTTCACGCCATCGACGGCGACGTTCGGCTGGCCCGTGGTGTCCTGCATGTAGCGCACATCGGCGCGTGCGAACCACGTCGGTGTGATGTTGAGGTCGACGCCCGCGGTCGCCATCGCGCCCTTGGCGGTCTCCACGCCGATGCGGCGGCCGGCGAGCGCGCCGGTCGGTTCGGCCTTCTCGCCGTCGGTGTTGGCTTCGTAGTAGCCCAGGCCGACGAACGGACGCACCGTGTTGGCGGGCGTGCCGAAGTGGTACTGGCCACTGAGCGCGTAGGGCTGGGTGTCGACGCTGGCGACCTTGCCGTTGGGCGTCTTCACGCGATTGCCGAACTTGTCGGCCGCGCCCCACGCTTCGATGGCGATGTTGTCGGTCACGTAGTAGCTGGCGCTGAGCGTGGCCGCGCCGTCGCCATCGAAATAGGTGCGGCTGCCGGCGATTTCCGGATTGCGGGTGGGTTCGGACAGCGCGTAGCCGCCGACGACGGCGAAGCGCTTGCCGGCGGAAGTCGTCGCGTCGGTGCCCGCATCCTGGGCGAACGCGGAGGGGGCAATGGCCAGGGTGGCCACGACGGCCAGGGTCAAATGACGAAAACGCATCATGGAGTGGACTCCTCGTTATTGGTGACGCCTTGGGGGAGGCTGCCTTTCGCGAAGGCGGGCCTACCGTAGCCAGCGCTGCATGAACCGTCCTTGCCCCCGAGGGGCGCCCTTCAGGAACTTCACGAAAACGCGGTGGTAGTGGGCGTGCGCGTGGCACAGGCGCGATGAACCTGCGCTGGCTCCGCATGCGATGACGGCGTGAGCGAGTTCCGTGTCGATGCGAGTCGATGCATGGCGAAGACAACGCGCACGGCGGCGAGGCAAGATAGGGACTCCATCCGACGGGGGTCGCCCATGCATCGCCTGCTCGTGTCCAGCGTGCTGTCGTCTGGTGTGTGGCTTGCGTTCGCAATCGGTGGCCATGCGCACGCCGCGGAAGTGAACATCGACGCGTCGTGCGACATGGAGAGCGACTACGACCTGAGCATCGACGAGCGCAGCGTGATCCTCACCCGCGCGAGCGGCGTGCCGCGCGCGATCGTGATGCGACAGGGGAAGCTGTTCGTCGACGATCGCTGGGTCGAACTCGGCGCGGCCGACCGCCAGCGCATCGTGGACTTCGAGCAGGGCGCGCGCGCGGCGATGCCCGAGGCGCAGGCGATCGGGCGCGACGCGGCGGACATCGCCTTCACCGTGCTGGGCGAAGTCGCGGAAGGGTTTGCCAGCGATCCGGCGGAGGTGCGGGCGAAGGTCGCCAAGGCCCGCACGCAGATCGACGCGCGGCTGGCGCGCTCGGTCACCGCCACGCGTTTCAACGGTCGCGATCTGGGCCAGGGCATCGGCGAAGCCGTGGCAGAGGTCATCCCGAGCCTGATCGGCGACATCGTCAGCGGTGCCATCGGCGCGGCCTTCAGCGGCGACACCAGCCGGCTCAAGCGCATGGAGGACCTGGACGCGCAGATCGATGCACGCGTGGAAGCGCGGGCCAAGTCGCTCGAACAGCGTGCCCAGGGCCTGTGCCGGCGCATGGTCGAACTGGACCGGATCGACGACGCCCTGGAATATCGCATGCCAGGCGGGCAGGCACTGGAGATGCTCGAGGCCCGTCCCGGCCCCGATGCCGAACCGGCCCGGAACCCCGCCGCGGAGGCGGCCGAAGCGGCGAAGGACGCCCCGGCCACGCACTGATTGGCCGATACCGTGACGTATGTCGGATGCGGTTGGCGCAGTCGCCTGCAAACCGCACAATAGGGTTTTCGCGTCTGCGGGACCCCCACAATGGCTGAGCTCAAAGAAGCACGCGTTCCCGACATCGGGGACTACGACGGCGTGCCGGTGATCGAACTGCTGGTCGCGGTCGGCGACACGGTGAAGCAGGACCAGGGACTGGTCACGCTTGAATCGGACAAGGCCACGATGGAGGTCCCCGCGCCGTTCGCCGGCGTGATCCGCGAGATCAAGGTGAAGATCGGCGACGAACTGGCCGAAGGCAGCGTGGTCGCGCTGATCGAGCCGACCGACGCCTCGCCCGCTGCCGAAGCACCGAAGGCCGCCGCGCCTGCCGCTCCGGCCAAGCCCGCCGAGCCGCCGCGCGCCGAACCGGCCGCGCCCTCGCAGCAGACCCGCAGCGCCGAAACCGGTGCGAAGGTCGAGCCGGTGGTCGTGCCGCAGGAAGCCGACCGCATCGCCCAGGCGTCCATCGACGCCTCGCGTCCGGGCACCGATCCGGAAGCGATGCCGCCGCGCAGCCCGCCGGTGACCTTCGATTCCAGCGAACTGATGCCCGACAAGGTGCCGTACGCCAGTCCCGCGGTGCGCCTGTTTGCGCGCGAACTCGGCGTCGACCTGTCGCAGGTGTCCGGCAGCGAACGCGGCGGACGCATCGGCAAGGAAGACGTACAGAAGTTCGTGAAGTCGGTGATGGAAGGCAGTGCGCCTGTCGCCGCGGGTGCCGCGCCGGTAGCCGGTGGCGGCGGCCTCAACCTGCTGCCGTGGCCGAAGGTCGACTTCGCCAAGTTCGGCGAGATCGAGAGCAAGCCGCTCTCGCGCATCCAGAAGCTGTCCGGTGCGAACCTCGCGCGCAACTGGGCGATGATCCCGCACGTCACGCAGCACGACGATGCCGACATCACCGAGCTGGAAGAACTGCGCGTCGCGCTCAACAAGGAAAACGAGAAGAGCGGCGTCAAGCTGACCATGCTCGCCTTCCTGATGAAGGCTTCGGTTTCTGCGATGCAGAAGTACCCGACCTTCAACGCCTCGCTCGACGCCACCGGCGAGAACCTGGTGCTGAAGAAGTACTTCCACATCGGCTTCGCCGCCGACACGCCCAACGGCCTGGTCGTGCCGGTCGTGCGCGATGTCGACAAGAAGGGCGTGATGCAGATCGCGCAGGAAACGTCGGAGCTCGCCAAGAAGGCGCGCGACGGCAAGCTCGGCCCGGCCGACATGAGCGGCGGCTGCTTCTCGATCAGCTCGCTCGGCGGCATCGGCGGCACCAAGTTCACCCCGATCGTCAACGCACCGGAAGTCGCGATCCTCGGCGTGTCGAAGTCGGCGATCCGGCCGGTGTGGGACGGCAAGCAGTTCGCGCCGCGCCTGATCCTGCCGCTGTCGCTGAGCTACGACCATCGCGTCATCGACGGCGCCGCGGCTGCGCGTTTCACCGCGTATCTCGCGCAGTTGCTGGCCGACATGCGGCGCGTGCTGCTGTGACGGGGCGCGCGCTGGGGTTGGCCGCGGCAGTGCTCGCGGCACAGCTGGTGGCGGCGCCCGCGGCGCGCGCCGACGACGCGGCTTGCAAGATCGACCTCGGTCGAGGCTGGCCGCCGGCGACGGAGAACTACGGCAGTGCGGTCGAGACCCTGCTCTTCTCAGGCGTGCGCCCGGCCCTCAGCCTGACCCGCCTGCCTGCGCGCAGCGCCGAAAGCGGCCTGCAGCTCATCGCCGGCGAAGGCGAGGGCGACTGGACGCTGCGCTACACCGAAGCCGACGAACGCGTGGACGTGTGGGTCGGCGGACGTCGCGAACTGCGCGTGGCCCAGCAGCCCAGCGTGGTCGAAGTGCCGATGCCGGCCTCGCTCGCGCGCCGCGTCGTCGCCGACTGGCAGCGTGCGCTCGAAAGCCAGGTGCCGGCGGATCGCACGGCCGAATTCCACGACGGCGAAGTGCTGCTGTTCGTGGTCAACGATGCGGCCTCGGGCCAGTCGCTGCGCATCAGCGGCCTGCAGCCCGGCTGCGGCCCGGCGACCGGGCTGATGGAACAAGTGGGCCTGATGATCGAGGCCACCGACGACAGCGACGAGAAGCGCTTCAAGCGCTGGCGCAAGCTCGAGGAATCGCTGGACCAACTGGAACAATCGCTCGCCGGCGCCACCGGCTGACGCGAAGGAGATCCCCCAATGGCGACCATTGAAGTCAAAGTGCCGGACATCGGCGATTACGACGGCGTGCCGGTGATCGAGCTGCTCGTCTCGGTCGGCGATACGGTGAAGAAGGACCAGGGCCTGGTCACGCTCGAATCGGACAAGGCGACGATGGAAGTGCCGTCGTCGGCCGACGGCGTGGTGAAGGAGATCAAGGTGAAGATCGGCGACAAGGTCGCCGAAGGCGCCGTGATCGCGATCCTCGAAGGCGCCGGCGAAGCCGCTGCGCCCGCCGCGCCGGCCAAGGCCGAAGCGCCCGCGCCCGCAGCACCCGCCGAAGCCAAGCCGCCGGTCGCGCCGTCGCCGGCCGCGCCCGCGAGCGAAGCACCCAAGCCCGCGCTCGGCACCGGTCGCAAGGCCGACATCGAATGCCGCCTCGTCGTGCTCGGTTCCGGTCCTGGCGGCTACACCGCTGCGTTCCGTGCCGCCGACCTCGGCCTCGATACCGTGCTGGTCGAACGTTACGCCACGCTTGGCGGCGTCTGCCTCAACGTTGGCTGCATTCCGTCGAAGGCGCTGCTGCACGCGGCCGCGCTGATCGAGGAAGCCGCGCATTCGGCCGACATCGGCATAGCCTTCGACAAGCCGAAGCTCGACCTCGACAAGCTGCGCGACTTCAAGCAGAACAAGGTGGTCGGACAGTTCACCAAGGGCCTGTCCGGCATGGCCAAGCAGCGCAAGGTGCGCACCGTGCAGGGCGTCGGCCGCTTCGTGTCGCCCAACGAGCTGGAGATCGTCGGCGACGACGGCAAGACGCAGCTGCTGCGTTTCGAGCAGTGCATCATCGCCGCCGGTTCGCAGGCGGTGAAGCTGCCGAACTTCCCGTGGGACGACCCGCGCATCATGGATTCGACCGACGCGCTGGAGCTGCAGGACATCCCGGCAAAGCTGCTGGTCGTCGGCGGCGGCATCATCGGTCTGGAAATGGCCACGGTGTACAAGGGACTGGGCAGCGAAGTCACGGTCGTGGAATTCATGGACCAGCTGATGCCGGGCGCCGACAAGGACCTGGTCAAGCCGCTGGCCGATCGCCTGAAGAAGCAGGGCGTGGCCGTGCACCTGAAGACCAAGGCCGCGAAGGTCGAGGCGTCGAAGAAGGGCATCGCCGTGTCGTTCGAAGCCGCCGAAGACGGTGGCACGCCGGGGATCGAATCGGGCACGTGGGATCGCGTGCTGGTCGCGGTCGGTCGTGCGCCCAACGGCAACAAGATCGACGCCGACAAGGCCGGCGTGCAGGTGACCGATCGCGGTTTCATTCCGGTCGATCGGCAGATGCGCACCAACGTGCCGCACATCTTCGCCATCGGTGACCTCGTCGGCCAGCCGATGCTCGCGCACAAGGCCACGCACGAAGGCAAGCTCGCCGCGGAAGTCGCGGCTGGCGAGAAGCGCGAGTGGGTCGCGCGCGTGGTGCCGTCGGTGGCTTACACCGATCCGGAAATCGCATGGGTCGGCGTCACCGAGACCGAAGCCAAGGCCAAGGGCCTGCACGTGGGCGTGGGCAAGTTCCCGTGGGCCGCGTCGGCGCGCGCCGTCGGCATCGGTCGCGGCGAAGGCTTCACCAAGCTGATCTTCGACGAGAAGACGCATCGCATCGTCGGCGGCGGCATCGTCGGCGTGCATGCGGGCGATCTGATCAGCGAGCTCGCGCTGGCGATCGAGATGGGCGCGGAAGCCGGCGACATCGGCGCCACGATCCATCCGCATCCGACACTGAGCGAAAGCATCGGGATGGCCGCGGAAGTGTACGAAGGCACCATCACCGATCTGTATATCCCGAAGAAGAAGTAACGGGAACGTCGGCGAGTCGAACGAAACAGGCGCGGATTCCGCGCCTGTTTTCGTTTGGGGCGCTAGACGCGGAAGGACTGCGACATCGCGCGATGCATGCGCGCGTCGCGACGACTGCGCTCACCCGATTCCACAAAAGGCGAAGCCCCGGGAACACCGGGGCTTCGGAGGGCCCACCGCAGCTTTGCCATTGACGAGGAGAGAGACTCGGCGGGCGATCGTCAGGTGGGACCGGCGTGCTCGGGAAAGGTTCCGCAATACTCAGAGGGCCAGCGCGGTCGGGTCGCCGCTGCCCTGCTGGGGGACGTTCGCGCGGCGGGCCTCGATGCGCTTCCAGACCTTCTCGTGGAAGTGGAAGGCAACCGTATTGCAGGCCGGCTCGACGAGGGCCAGGGCCCCGCCCACCCAGACGCTGCCGGTCATCAGGTAGCCGACGGTGAAGGCGACGCTGAAATGGATGGCGGCGAAGCTGAAGGTCTTGGCCATGACGCGGTCCTTGATGAGATCGGTTCTCATTATGGAGACGCGCTCCGGCCCGTCCAATCGAATGAAATGGCCGATTCGATAGATTGCGGCTATTGGTGGCCCGTGGTGGGGCGGAGAGCGCCGCCAGTCGCCCCACGCCGATCGGTGACCCCTGCCGGTTGCCCGGACTTAAGGCGACCTTTATACTTTTGCGGCTCTACCGGGCGCTTTGCGCCTGCCCCAGACCGACGAGTCCCGCGTGCACGATCCCTTGTCCGCAGGTCGCCGGCTGGCGTCGCGCGCGACTGCCTGGCAGGCCGGCGCGGCAGCGCTGGTCGCGCTGGCCTTCCTCCCCTTCGGGGCGCCTTTGGCGCTGGCGGCGGCGGTTGGCGGCGGTGCGATCGTCGCGGGCGGACTGGTGGCGGCCTTCATGGCCCTGGGCGGCGGTATCCAACCGGCCGGCATGGCGATGGGGCGGCTACTGGCCGGGGTGATGTTGAAGTGGGTAGTGGTGTTTGCAGTTTTAACGCTCGGCCTGGCCGCGTTCAAGCTGCCGCCGTTGCCGATGCTGGTGGGAGTGCTTGCGGCAACGCTCGCATTCGTACTGGCCAATCTTT
It contains:
- a CDS encoding YajQ family cyclic di-GMP-binding protein encodes the protein MPSFDIVSEVDSHELTNAVDQANRELSTRFDFKGVDAKFALEDEVISQSAPSEFQLKQMNDILRARLIARGIDARCLEFGDIETNLAGARQKITVKQGIERELAKKIQAAMKDAKLKVDSQINGDKLRVTGKKRDDLQAAIALLRATEYERPLQFENFRD
- a CDS encoding OmpW/AlkL family protein, with the translated sequence MMRFRHLTLAVVATLAIAPSAFAQDAGTDATTSAGKRFAVVGGYALSEPTRNPEIAGSRTYFDGDGAATLSASYYVTDNIAIEAWGAADKFGNRVKTPNGKVASVDTQPYALSGQYHFGTPANTVRPFVGLGYYEANTDGEKAEPTGALAGRRIGVETAKGAMATAGVDLNITPTWFARADVRYMQDTTGQPNVAVDGVNAGKAELNPVTVGVGVGARF
- a CDS encoding HAD family hydrolase; protein product: MSLLEPVAFAPAAVLFDMDGLMIESERALLECWREASRELGLDVDDALWLSFVGLSDRVCHEMLRERFAEDQLQALLSGLQVRYDARVEAGLPLKTGVLELLALLKQRGIPRAVGTSTRRPRALQKLELCGLLPHFDAVVTGSDVAHSKPAPDIYLLAAEQLGVAPEHCIVLEDSAAGVRAALAAGMTPIQVPDLVAPDEGVRALGHRIVESLVQARALIEPALR
- a CDS encoding DUF2884 family protein, which translates into the protein MHRLLVSSVLSSGVWLAFAIGGHAHAAEVNIDASCDMESDYDLSIDERSVILTRASGVPRAIVMRQGKLFVDDRWVELGAADRQRIVDFEQGARAAMPEAQAIGRDAADIAFTVLGEVAEGFASDPAEVRAKVAKARTQIDARLARSVTATRFNGRDLGQGIGEAVAEVIPSLIGDIVSGAIGAAFSGDTSRLKRMEDLDAQIDARVEARAKSLEQRAQGLCRRMVELDRIDDALEYRMPGGQALEMLEARPGPDAEPARNPAAEAAEAAKDAPATH
- a CDS encoding DMT family transporter, which gives rise to MSPTRSARQTRAMLTMLAAVALFAMMDAGLKQLSAHYPPFQVASLRGAASLPLVLVWAIATAGVRPLLRVRWSLHLLRGVLGVAMMATFVYAVSKLPLSTTYSVFFVAPLLITALSVPFLGEHVGPRRWTAIVIGLIGVLVLLRPTGEGLVSLAALAVLVAAVMYAISAITVRVLARTDSTQSMMVWLMAMIALGAGALAWPQWVPIRGEDLWIIAGVGVAGALGQYAITEAFRLGEASLIAPLEYTALVWGVMFDLAFWGVLPDAITWIGAAIIVVSGLYLIRRERVHVEAEHP
- a CDS encoding class I SAM-dependent methyltransferase, which produces MRADDGDVALETLFLPFIDGPISWPSQGGALFLRARDGWPLHQRAWPGLVCEQSFRPAADALERSGFALATAQEDTRHPLVLVLPPRQRDESRALFARAIARCASGGRVVACLPNDEGAKSGESDLARLAGPVSSLSKNKCRVFWTAPLDGPADVTLAGEWADADATRAIADGRFVSRPGVFAWDRIDAASRLLASHLPGDLVGRAADLGAGYGYLSVELLERCPRIASLDLYEAELRALELARRNLAPFAGRVALDFHWRDVTGGIDARYDVIVCNPPFHAQTRADRPDIGRRFIAAAAQALTPGGRLWLVANRHLPYEAELDARFGRARIVAQQDGFKVIEAVRGSEGNPR
- a CDS encoding pseudouridine synthase, translating into MKLVKTIANLGYGSRKEVTMMFREGRITDPQGEVLYADDAVTHEVVRIDGEPLDPPAGMTLMLHKPLGYTCSTKDHGRLIYDLLPSRFRLRSPLLSSVGRLDRDTSGLLLMTDDGALLHRIVSPKAKLSKVYEATLAQDLRGDEGALFASGTLMLESETTPLAPAELEVHDARHAALILTEGRYHQVRRMFAATGNHVDALHRSRIGGLSLGDLPAGAWRLLDAGDLDRLFGGGA
- a CDS encoding NAD(P)-dependent alcohol dehydrogenase gives rise to the protein MIKTPAYAAPNATSPLAPFNIERREPGPREVLIDILYCGVCHSDIHQARDGWGGSIFPMVPGHEIVGRIARVGSQVERFKVGEAVGVGCFVDSCRQCPSCRAGDEQYCDFGMSGTYNSYERNPEDHRFDKTRPTYGGYSTCITVDADYVLRIPESIPLDRAAPLLCAGITTYSPLKHFGVKAGDRVAVVGLGGLGHMAVKLAAAMGAHVTVLSTSESKRDDALALGAQAFAATRDGTVFKEQANRFDFVVDTVSAEHDYNLYLNLLKLDGTMILLGIPEQPEAVSAGALIRKRRRLAGSMIGGIRETQEMLDFCATHGVASDIELIRMDQINEAYERMLRSDVRYRFVIDIATLERPA
- a CDS encoding DUF1415 domain-containing protein yields the protein MTEAGTGDDARGEDPIAATRRWLERAVIGLNLCPFAKSVYVKQQVRFVLSEATTTEQLLEELGAELSRLAATDPEVIDTTLLVHPKVLTDFLDYNDFLDRADAAVADLGLEGEIQVASFHPDYRFAGTADDDVGNNTNRSPYPTLHLLREASIDRAVAAFPDPDVIVQRNLETLEELGAEGWAKLMAR